One window of the Anopheles cruzii chromosome 2, idAnoCruzAS_RS32_06, whole genome shotgun sequence genome contains the following:
- the LOC128279103 gene encoding UDP-glucosyltransferase 2-like: MRSNSAAVASVILVVGWLGATSHAANILYINTVASPSHFGWNRALVYALADRGHNLTVFGVDAEKDPPANVTFILVENVYQSLYSESDMSMDFFEMTKMNVFGMLKMYDDYVLTVCDIVLRNEGVKKLYEYPADFGFDLIINDYLSGPCLAALAHHRFGQPPVVAVTAYHGASTTLSMTGAYQNSALIPNHALDAMEQMSYCERFVNLLANMWEEMLHRCDMIPKSNRMLRRFEPSLPDVGEFYRQTKLVLLNANPIIQFTEPLMPNIIPVGGLQIVKPKPLPEDLATMLDRSSPGGVVLFSLGTNVRSDQLGTVRINGILDAMQALPEYTFLWKFESDAMPRALPPNVHVRPRGGDGGGGGGG; this comes from the exons ATGAGGTCGAATTCGGCAGCGGTGGCATCGGTGATCCTGGTGGTCGGATGGCTTGGGGCAACCAGCCACGCGGCCAATATACTGTACATCAATACCGTCGCTTCGCCGAGCCATTTCGGATG GAACCGTGCCCTTGTCTATGCCCTTGCCGACCGAGGCCATAATCTCACCGTGTTCGGTGTGGACGCCGAGAAGGATCCACCGGCGAACGTTACCTTTATTTTGGTGGAGAATGTGTACCAATCGTTGTACAGCGAATCGGACATGAGTATGGATTTCTTCGAGATGACAAAAATGAACGTGTTCGGAATGCTGAAAATGTACGACGATTATGTGCTGACCGTGTGTGACATAGTGTTGCGCAACGAGGGAGTGAAAAAGCTCTACGAATATCCGGCGGACTTTGGGTTCGATTTGATCATAAACGATTACCTCAGCGGACCGTGCTTGGCGGCCCTTGCTCATCACCGGTTCGGGCAGCCACCGGTAGTGGCAGTGACGGCGTATCATGGCGCTTCGACCACCCTTTCCATGACCGGAGCGTATCAGAACTCGGCCCTCATTCCGAACCACGCGCTCGACGCGATGGAGCAGATGAGCTACTGCGAACGGTTCGTCAATCTGTTGGCCAACATGTGGGAAGAAATGTTGCACCGCTGTGATATGATTCCCAAGTCGAACCGAATGCTCCGGCGCTTCGAACCTTCGTTGCCGGACGTTGGAGAGTTTTATCGACAGACGAAACTTGTTCTGCTGAACGCGAACCCGATTATCCAGTTCACCGAACCGCTGATGCCGAACATCATTCCGGTCGGTGGGCTGCAGATCGTCAAACCGAAGCCACTGCCGGAGGATCTTGCTACGATGCTAGACCGATCGAGCCCGGGCGGTGTTGTGCTGTTCTCGCTCGGGACGAATGTGCGCAGCGATCAGCTGGGCACGGTACGTATCAACGGAATCCTGGATGCGATGCAGGCCCTGCCGGAGTACACGTTCCTGTGGAAGTTCGAGTCGGACGCGATGCCCCGGGCTTTACCACCGAATGTCCACGTGCGACC Tcgcggcggtgacggtggcggcggcggcggcggttga
- the LOC128279104 gene encoding protein nervous wreck — protein MQPPPRKGNYTKFLKNLHTEQLAKLALKNQNECELLEDIRQFTLKRSAIEKSYSEALLKISSAYLNKKQACIPEIKMDGADEKWNMWSVWQTVLEENEKLARARLAAVEVFQQQIADEAKVLRSTKLNSSKRCIEQLSVVQKELQNSVQDVDKTKKIYFDEEHSAHDVRDKARDIEEKLKKKKGSFFQSITSLQKNSARVTSRKEQLEEKSTGARNDYILGLAAANAHQNRYFTIDLQTTMATMENYVYERVADYLALIGRTELLTCSATQNSFGKIRDQAQQLTREYNLQCCYLYYPVLKQHIQYEYEPCDNDQVTKITADHDSAAETLSREGKRWAGRVARESNLVRECARKLAVCTALREAGHRNDPNDQNGPDLETKIDEFRETIRRSEIAKAKAEARLECLRIGGINVDEWIQEAETLSVQEMPRSASSLSMRTDASGQGENPSSDSFYDSDNAEQDQPVSESSPAPKQPEPPVDEFVADSDDDEGKGQRAKTNAGFEAEAKQSLFPADFGLVEQERQKIEQISHGWDDPVNVDWGAEEAAAAAASGSTSGAVESVPSSAQQPRSAAQTFKCTALYSYTAQNPDELTIVESEQLEVVGEGDGDGWLRARNYRGEEGFVPHNYLDVERDTPVDTHTGGPAQLTSQISFSSVDYTVDNEDQDHMQDSGQSPDQISVISAPRKLNTQLYCVALYDYDATAEDELTFEEAQIIKLITKSPHGVDDGWWEGELMGKIGNFPSLVVEECDENGEPLTDAEDESPPPSAPPTFAAPAPPPPMILHEATPPEGESPNLANSGPAIDRFEFELNNVQHEQYGTQFSAPPPSQPPPVVICEDPEAEEAATIEEESQRQGAATATAAATASGDSNQLNFAQIIVTAATPMHEDANKKFDPSAAGEQPAERGTDSETEAEVVEKQEQEKQERSSKKKSQDVPEVNQSPVTSPPEKASSPPKPPKAATPPKPAKPPSPPKPAPPKGTPEKPATAPKPTNVTAKVAKKPERTRIPEPEPEPELVESSAGPVVPIEDPVAPFEATFEANFEANFAVNFDDAFGGSQPEVPKQVVGGRASIPEELEPHQLARLQNLKESNA, from the exons ATGCAGCCACCACCGCGAAAA GGGAACTACACCAAGTTCCTGAAGAACCTGCACACCGAGCAGCTGGCCAAGCTAGCGCTCAAGAACCAGAATGAGTGCGAACTGCTGGAGGACATCCGCCAGTTCACGCTCAAGCGGTCGGCCATCGAGAAGTCGTACAGCGAGGCCCTGCTGAAGATCTCGTCGGCCTATCTGAACAAAAAGCAAGCCTGCATCCCGGAGATCAAAATGGACGGCGCGGACGAGAAATG GAACATGTGGAGCGTGTGGCAGACGGTGCTGGAGGAGAACGAGAAGctcgcccgggcccggcttgcggcggtggaggtgttccagcagcagatcgCCGACGAGGCGAAGGTGCTGCGTAGCACCAAgctcaacagcagcaagcggTGCATCGAGCAGCTGTCGGTGGTGCAGAAGGAGCTCCAGAACTCGGTGCAGGACGTGGACAAGACGAAGAAGATCTACTTCGACGAGGAGCACAGTGCGCACGACGTGCGCGACAAGGCGCGCGACATCGAGgagaagctgaagaagaagaagggctCGTTCTTCCAGTCGATCACGTCGCTGCAGAAGAACAGTGCCCGGGTGACGTCGCGCAaggagcagctggaggagAAGTCGACCGGCGCCCGGAACGACTACATCCtcgggctggcggcggccaacgcGCACCAGAACCGCTACTTCACCATCGACCTGcagacgacgatggccacgatGGAGAACTACGTGTACGAGCGGGTGGCCGACTACCTGGCGCTGATCGGGCGCACGGAGCTGCTGACGTGCTCGGCCACGCAGAACTCGTTCGGCAAGATCCGCGACCAGGCGCAGCAGTTGACGCGCGAGTACAACCTGCAGTGCTGCTACCTGTACTACCCGGTGCTGAAGCAGCACATCCAGTACGAGTACGAACCGTGCGACAACGACCAGGTGACGAAGATTACGGCCGACCACGACTCGGCGGCGGAGACGCTGAGCCGCGAGGGCAAAcggtgggccggccgggtggcccGCGAGAGCAACCTCGTCCGCGAGTGTGCCCGCAAGCTGGCGGTGTGTACGGCGCTGCGCgaggccggccaccggaacgacCCGAACGACCAGAACGGGCCGGACCTGGAGACGAAGATCGACGAGTTCCGCGAGACGATCCGCCGGTCGGAGAttgcgaaggcgaaggcggaAGCGCGCCTCGAGTGTCTGCGCATCGGCGGCATCAACGTGGACGAGTGGATCCAGGAGGCGGAAACGCTCAGCGTGCAGGAGATGCCCCGTTCGGCCAGCTCCCTCTCGATGCGTACCGATGCTTCCGGCCAAGGG GAGAATCCCAGTTCCGACTCGTTCTACGACAGTGACAACGCCGAGCAGGACCAACCGGTGTCGGAGTCGTCGCCGGCACCGAAACagccggaaccaccggtggACGAGTTCGTGGCCGACAGTGACGACGATGAGGGTAAGGGCCAACGGGCCAAAACAAACGCGGGGTTCGAAGCCGAAGCTAAGCAAAGCCTTTTCCCTGCAGACTTTGGTTTGGTGGAACAGGAGCGGCAAAAGATCGAGCAAATATCGCACGGTTGGGACGATCCGGTCAACGTGGACTGGGGTGCAGAGgaggcggcagcggctgcggcCAGTGGTAGCACCAGTGGGGCGGTCGAGTCGGTGCCATCCAGCGCCCAGCAGCCCCGTAGCGCGGCCCAAACGTTCAAGTGTACCGCGCTTTACTCGTACACCGCGCAGAACCCGGACGAGCTGACGATCGTCGAGAGCGAACAGCTGGAGGTGGTCGGCGAAGGGGACGGCGATGGGTGGCTGCGGGCGCGGAACTACCGCGGCGAGGAGGGCTTCGTGCCGCACAACTACCTGGACGTCGAGCGGGACACCCCGGTGGACACGCACACCGGTGGTCCCGCCCAGCTGACGTCGCAAATTTCGTTCTCCTCCGTCGACTACACCGTCGACAACGAGGACCAGGACCACATGCAGGACTCGGGTCAGTCGCCAGACCAGATCTCGGTCATATCGGCACCGCGCAAGCTCAACACCCAACTGTACTGCGTGGCGCTGTACGACTACGATGCCACCGCCGAGGACGAGCTGACCTTCGAGGAGGCCCAG ATAATCAAGCTGATCACCAAGAGCCCCCACGGTGTGGACGATGGCTGGTGGGAGGGTGAGCTGATGGGCAAGATCGGCAACTTCCCATCGCTGGTGGTGGAAGAGTGCGACGAGAACGGGGAGCCGCTTACCGATGCCGAGGATgagtcgccgccaccgtcggcaccgcCAACGTTTGCCGCACCggccccaccgccgccgatgataCTTCACGAAGCAACACCACCGGAAGGTGAAAGTCCAA ACTTGGCCAACTCGGGACCAGCGATCGATAGGTTTGAGTTTGAGCTGAACAACGTCCAGCACGAGCAGTACGGGACCCAGTTTTCAGCTCCGCCACCGTCGCAGCCACCACCGG TTGTGATCTGTGAGGATCCGGAG GCCGAGGAAGCAGCCACTATCGAGGAGGAATCTCAGCGGCAAGGCGCAGCGACCGCTACCGCAGCAGCTACTGCTAGTGGCGACAGCAATCAGCTGAACTTTGCTCAGATCATCGTGACGGCCGCCACGCCCATGCACGAGGACGCGAACAAGAAGTTCGACCCCTCAGCCGCCGGCGAGCAGCCGGCCGAACGTGGGACGGACTCCGAAACCGAGGCGGAAGTCGTCGAAAAGCAGGAGCAAGAGAAGCAGGAGCGAAGCAGTAAGAAAAAATCTCAGGACGTACCAGAAGTCAACCAGTCGCCGGTGACGTCACCGCCCGAGAAGGCTTCCTCGCCGCCGAAACCACCGAAGGCGGCGACCCCACCAAAACCGGCCAAACCTCCGTCGCCACCGAAGCCGGCCCCGCCCAAGGGAACCCCGGAGAAGCCGGCCACGGCACCGAAGCCCACGAACGTGACGGcaaaggtggccaaaaaaCCGGAACGCACCCGAATCCCGGAGcccgaaccggagccggagctggtGGAATCGTCGGCCGGACCGGTCGTCCCGATCGAGGACCCGGTCGCACCGTTCGAGGCAACGTTCGAGGCGAACTTTGAGGCGAACTTTGCGGTCAACTTTGACGACGCGTTCGGTGGCAGCCAACCGGAAGTTCCGAAGCAGGTGGTCGGCGGCCGGGCCAGCATACCGGAGGAGCTGGAACCGCACCAGCTAGCGCGGCTACAGAACTTGAAGGAATCGAACGCATAA